A portion of the Zootoca vivipara chromosome 6, rZooViv1.1, whole genome shotgun sequence genome contains these proteins:
- the LOC118085924 gene encoding tetraspanin-33 isoform X1 has product MRTNQVIKYTLFASCYLFWVAGGLMVAVGIYARLSKEGGAVDSLLADPSLVLLAVGVLVFCVTFVGCLGALRDVTLLLKAFAWLLLVIFVLQVVAAVLGFLFSGMVMEKATLLMGQAIARYRDNLDLQNLIDYIQKKFECCGVHSYKDWSQNVYFDCQESNPSLESCAVPFSCCVRGKEAMLNTMCGYGTQKLKPWKAEFLVHTEGCLEKTVRWGRSNLFLVAGLAFGLLVLEVVVFSLAVLLIYQIDFIIEKRKSTRRRRSKSCPAK; this is encoded by the exons ATGCGCACCAACCAAGTCATCAAGTACACCTTGTTTGCCTCCTGCTACCTCTTCTGG GTGGCCGGTGGGTTGATGGTAGCCGTCGGGATCTACGCCAGGCTCTCCAAGGAAGGGG GCGCTGTGGACTCCCTCCTGGCAGACCCCTCCCTCGTCCTGCTGGCGGTGGGCGTCCTGGTGTTCTGCGTCACCTTCGTCGGCTGCCTGGGGGCCTTGCGTGACGTCACCCTGCTTCTGAAGGCG TTTGCCTGGCTCTTGCTCGTCATCTTCGTCCTGCAAGTGGTGGCTGCCGTTCTGGGCTTCCTCTTCTCCGGCATg GTGATGGAGAAGGCCACCCTGCTGATGGGACAAGCCATCGCCCGTTACCGCGACAACCTGGACCTGCAGAACCTCATTGACTACATCCAAAAGAAG TTCGAGTGCTGCGGGGTCCACTCCTACAAAGACTGGTCCCAGAACGTTTACTTCGACTGCCAGGAATCGAACCCCAGCCTGGAGAGCTGCGCCGTCCCGTTCTCTTGCTGTGTGCGAGGCAAAGAG GCCATGCTGAACACGATGTGCGGCTACGGGACACAGAAGTTGAAGCCTTGGAAGGCCGAGTTTTTGGTGCACACCGAGGGGTGCTTGGAGAAGACGGTTCGCTGGGGGCGCAGCAACCTCTTCTTGGTGGCtggcctggcctttggcctgctGGTCCTGGAG GTGGTCGTCTTCTCTCTCGCCGTGCTGCTCATCTACCAGATCGACTTCATCATCGAGAAACGGAAGagcaccaggaggaggaggagcaaaagcTGTCCAGCGAAGTGA
- the LOC118085924 gene encoding tetraspanin-33 isoform X2, with product MRPSAPEGAVDSLLADPSLVLLAVGVLVFCVTFVGCLGALRDVTLLLKAFAWLLLVIFVLQVVAAVLGFLFSGMVMEKATLLMGQAIARYRDNLDLQNLIDYIQKKFECCGVHSYKDWSQNVYFDCQESNPSLESCAVPFSCCVRGKEAMLNTMCGYGTQKLKPWKAEFLVHTEGCLEKTVRWGRSNLFLVAGLAFGLLVLEVVVFSLAVLLIYQIDFIIEKRKSTRRRRSKSCPAK from the exons atgcggccctcagctcctgaag GCGCTGTGGACTCCCTCCTGGCAGACCCCTCCCTCGTCCTGCTGGCGGTGGGCGTCCTGGTGTTCTGCGTCACCTTCGTCGGCTGCCTGGGGGCCTTGCGTGACGTCACCCTGCTTCTGAAGGCG TTTGCCTGGCTCTTGCTCGTCATCTTCGTCCTGCAAGTGGTGGCTGCCGTTCTGGGCTTCCTCTTCTCCGGCATg GTGATGGAGAAGGCCACCCTGCTGATGGGACAAGCCATCGCCCGTTACCGCGACAACCTGGACCTGCAGAACCTCATTGACTACATCCAAAAGAAG TTCGAGTGCTGCGGGGTCCACTCCTACAAAGACTGGTCCCAGAACGTTTACTTCGACTGCCAGGAATCGAACCCCAGCCTGGAGAGCTGCGCCGTCCCGTTCTCTTGCTGTGTGCGAGGCAAAGAG GCCATGCTGAACACGATGTGCGGCTACGGGACACAGAAGTTGAAGCCTTGGAAGGCCGAGTTTTTGGTGCACACCGAGGGGTGCTTGGAGAAGACGGTTCGCTGGGGGCGCAGCAACCTCTTCTTGGTGGCtggcctggcctttggcctgctGGTCCTGGAG GTGGTCGTCTTCTCTCTCGCCGTGCTGCTCATCTACCAGATCGACTTCATCATCGAGAAACGGAAGagcaccaggaggaggaggagcaaaagcTGTCCAGCGAAGTGA
- the TMEM38A gene encoding trimeric intracellular cation channel type A, translating to MDLVGALDVGDLAAAFARLPVFPVFDLGYFVVSILYLKYEKGAVELSRQSPFASWVCAMLYCFGSYILADLLLGEAPVDYFSNNASVLLATAVWYLTFYCPLNIFYKCVSFLPVKLVFVAMKEVVRVRKIAAGVHHAHHQYHNGWLVMVIVGFVKGSGVALMSNFEQLLRGIWKPETNELLHMTFPSKASLYGALLFTLQQAHWLPVSKATLIFFFTLFMIVCKVFMTATHSHGSPFAPFEGVACPILFGSVPAGHHDDHHHHGGGGHELPPPQPPQLPAKSREELNEGTRKRKAKKAE from the exons ATGGACTTGGTGGGGGCCCTGGACGTGGGCGACCTGGCCGCCGCCTTCGCCCGCCTGCCCGTCTTCCCGGTCTTCGACCTGGGCTACTTCGTCGTCTCCATCCTCTACCTCAAATATGAGAAAG GTGCCGTGGAACTGTCCCGCCAGAGCCCCTTCGCTTCCTGGGTCTGCGCGATGCTCTACTGCTTCGGCAGCTACATCCTGGCCGACCTGCTCCTGGGAGAGGCCCCCGTCGACTACTTCAGCAACAACGCCAGCGTCCTCCTGGCCACGGCGGTCTG gtacTTGACTTTCTACTGCCCTCTGAACATCTTCTACAAGTGCGTCAGCTTCCTGCCGGTCAAGCTGGTCTTCGTGGCGATGAAGGAGGTGGTCAGGGTCCGCAAGATCGCTGCCGGGGTCCACCACGCTCACCACCAGTACCACAACGGCTGGCTCGTCATGGTCATTGTCGGGTTCGTCAAAG gaTCTGGAGTCGCTCTCATGTCCAACTTCGAGCAGCTGCTGCGAGGCATCTGGAAACCGGAAACAAACGAGCTCTTGCACATGACCTT CCCCTCCAAAGCCAGCTTGTACGGAGCGTTGCTTTTCACCCTGCAACAAGCTCACTGGTTGCCTGTCTCCAAAGCCACCCTCATATTTTTCTTCACCCTCTTCATGATCGTTTGTAAG gtCTTCATGACAGCGACCCACTCCCACGGCTCGCCCTTTGCCCCCTTCGAAGGGGTCGCCTGCCCCATCCTTTTCGGCTCCGTCCCCGCCGGGCACCACgacgaccaccaccaccacggcgGAGGGGGCCACGAGCTGCCCCCTCCTCAGCCCCCCCAGCTGCCGGCCAAGTCACGGGAGGAGCTGAACGAGGGCACGAGGAAGAGGAAGGCCAAGAAGGCCGAGTGa
- the SMIM7 gene encoding small integral membrane protein 7: protein MLGDLLLFGTLLVNAGAVLNFRLKKKESQGFGEEVREPTTGDNIREFLLSLRYFRIFIALWNIFMMFCMIVLFGS from the exons ATGCTGGGCGATTTGCTGCTCTTCgg GACACTGTTGGTCAATGCAGGAGCAGTGTTAAACTTCAGGCT gaagaagaaagagagccAGGGCTTTGGCGAAGAAGTGAGGGAACCGACAACAG GTGATAACATCAGGGAGTTTCTGCTCAGCCTGAGATACTTCCGGATTTTCATCGCCCTGTGGAATATCTTCATGATGTTCTGCATGATTGT GTTATTTGGATCTTAA